Proteins encoded in a region of the candidate division WOR-3 bacterium genome:
- the radA gene encoding DNA repair protein RadA produces MTKKSKTVFVCQSCGAESIKWLGQCPACQGWGTLVEEIRTKTQEHKTTKTLKNQPVILSQITATEKLRYTTGIKELDQVLGGGIVTGSVILIGGEPGIGKTTLTLQIANAISQLSKTNKVLYITGEESIEQVKLHAERLGISNDKIYLLAENELESILSHIHSIRPILVVIDSIQTIYSSNLASAPGSVAQVRECTAEIMRVIKKEAIETNLKTSAIIIGHITKIGAIAGPKTLEHIVDVVLYFEGDKFQQYRILRATKNRFGSTQEIGVFEMTEQGLSGVESPSLLFLSLSRHKFDNSKKIAGSVVIPTIEGSRPILLEVQALTAPSYYSFPQRITTGLDLRRLAMLLCILERYCGINVGNHDVFINTSGGIKISEPGADLGVMVAIASTYKNKPIASNIAIVGEVSLSGEIRPVVQMKSRINECARMGFNQIIGPAYSFMKDVTDKISIETIGVNTVRDALEVLGII; encoded by the coding sequence ATGACTAAAAAGTCAAAAACAGTATTTGTTTGCCAATCTTGTGGTGCGGAAAGTATAAAATGGTTAGGTCAGTGTCCGGCTTGTCAGGGGTGGGGAACTTTAGTTGAAGAAATTCGGACAAAGACTCAAGAACATAAGACTACTAAGACCTTAAAAAATCAACCAGTAATCTTATCGCAGATTACCGCAACGGAAAAATTACGATATACTACTGGCATTAAAGAGTTAGACCAAGTTTTAGGCGGCGGTATTGTTACTGGTTCTGTAATCCTTATCGGTGGCGAACCAGGCATCGGAAAGACTACTCTCACTTTACAAATTGCTAATGCTATCTCCCAACTATCGAAGACAAATAAGGTCCTTTATATAACAGGTGAAGAGTCCATAGAACAGGTCAAACTTCATGCCGAACGTTTAGGCATATCCAATGATAAGATATATCTTTTAGCCGAAAATGAACTTGAAAGTATCTTATCTCACATTCATTCAATCCGACCTATTTTAGTCGTTATTGATTCTATCCAGACTATTTATAGTTCTAATCTGGCATCCGCACCAGGCAGTGTGGCTCAAGTTCGCGAATGCACTGCTGAGATTATGCGCGTAATCAAAAAGGAAGCAATAGAAACAAACCTAAAAACTTCCGCTATTATTATTGGGCATATTACTAAAATCGGTGCAATTGCTGGACCAAAAACCTTAGAACACATTGTAGATGTTGTGCTCTATTTCGAAGGTGATAAGTTTCAGCAATATCGCATCCTGCGAGCAACTAAAAACCGTTTTGGTTCAACCCAAGAAATTGGTGTTTTTGAAATGACTGAACAAGGTCTATCAGGAGTGGAAAGTCCATCACTTTTATTTTTGTCGCTTTCCAGACATAAATTTGATAACAGCAAAAAGATTGCTGGCTCAGTTGTAATTCCAACGATTGAAGGTAGTAGACCGATTCTTTTAGAAGTGCAAGCACTTACCGCACCAAGCTACTACTCGTTTCCTCAAAGAATTACAACCGGATTAGACCTGCGACGCTTAGCTATGTTACTATGTATATTAGAAAGATACTGCGGTATTAATGTCGGAAATCATGATGTTTTTATTAACACCAGTGGTGGTATAAAGATTTCTGAACCCGGAGCCGATTTAGGCGTAATGGTTGCAATCGCCTCGACTTATAAAAATAAACCAATAGCCAGTAATATTGCGATTGTTGGCGAAGTGTCATTATCAGGTGAAATTAGACCGGTTGTGCAAATGAAAAGTCGAATTAATGAGTGTGCCCGAATGGGGTTTAATCAAATTATCGGACCGGCATATAGTTTTATGAAAGATGTTACGGATAAAATAAGCATTGAAACAATCGGCGTTAACACTGTGCGTGACGCCTTAGAAGTGCTCGGAATAATTTAG
- a CDS encoding TRAM domain-containing protein: MLFRKEKTYLFDCHALADGRIVGIIKSGLITGKFILLTEPLALLHKQVNLDEASITRINENRIRIQDIQKKNIIVINKQLNKQEFTQLIKRYQPLIITTTYEIKENLITAMSDTNRIELKIIALNQLYEILKPDYLPGTELKVMVTKKGKELDEGIGYLESGTKVIIAGGAKSIGKEIEVIVQGSLETTVGKLIFARPKYIEVK, translated from the coding sequence ATGCTTTTTAGGAAAGAGAAGACATATTTATTTGACTGCCATGCTCTGGCTGATGGCAGAATTGTTGGTATTATTAAAAGTGGCTTAATTACTGGTAAATTTATTCTTTTGACCGAACCGTTAGCTTTACTACATAAACAAGTTAATTTGGATGAAGCCAGTATCACCCGAATTAATGAAAATAGAATTCGAATCCAAGATATCCAAAAGAAAAACATAATTGTAATTAATAAACAGTTAAATAAACAAGAATTTACTCAATTAATAAAAAGATATCAACCACTTATTATTACTACCACCTATGAAATAAAAGAGAATTTGATTACTGCAATGTCGGATACCAATCGTATTGAACTGAAAATTATCGCCCTGAATCAGTTGTATGAAATTCTTAAACCAGATTATTTGCCCGGAACTGAATTAAAAGTAATGGTAACAAAAAAAGGTAAAGAATTAGATGAAGGTATTGGTTATTTAGAAAGCGGAACTAAAGTTATTATTGCTGGAGGCGCAAAATCCATTGGCAAAGAAATCGAAGTTATTGTTCAAGGCTCGTTAGAAACAACTGTGGGAAAACTTATTTTTGCGCGACCTAAATATATCGAGGTAAAATAA
- a CDS encoding MoxR family ATPase — translation MSKTLSDIEAVEVLAEARKKIEREIEKVIVGQKKVIEEILICLLSNGHGLIIGVPGLAKTLIINTLAQVLDLSFNRIQFTPDLMPSDITGTEIIEEDPGRGKRNFRFVPGPIFANIVLADEINRTPPKTQSALLQAMQERKVTVSGITHQLPSPFFVLATQNPIEQEGTYPLPEAQLDRFMFSIYINYPSIEEELEIVKTTTSAYIPQLNKVLNSTEILDLQRLVRRVPVADDVIRYAVELVALTRPSQDGKVKFINDWVSWGAGPRASQYLILGAKARAILEGRYTPDREDIKSVAQAVLRHRIVTNFNAEAEGIKADEIIRRLILVKPE, via the coding sequence ATGAGCAAAACTTTATCGGATATCGAAGCAGTTGAAGTGCTCGCTGAGGCAAGAAAAAAAATTGAACGCGAGATTGAAAAAGTAATTGTTGGACAGAAAAAAGTTATTGAAGAAATTCTTATTTGCCTTTTGTCAAATGGGCACGGATTGATAATAGGTGTTCCTGGTTTAGCAAAGACATTGATTATCAATACCTTAGCACAAGTTTTAGATTTATCTTTTAATCGGATACAATTTACTCCAGATCTAATGCCGTCTGACATCACGGGCACGGAAATTATTGAAGAGGACCCAGGAAGAGGAAAAAGGAATTTTCGTTTTGTGCCGGGTCCAATTTTTGCGAATATTGTTTTAGCCGATGAGATTAATCGGACACCACCAAAAACACAGTCAGCATTATTACAGGCAATGCAAGAGCGTAAAGTTACGGTCTCAGGTATTACTCACCAGTTACCCTCGCCATTTTTTGTTTTAGCAACACAAAATCCAATTGAACAAGAAGGAACTTATCCTTTACCTGAGGCACAGTTAGACCGGTTTATGTTTAGTATCTATATAAATTATCCTTCAATTGAAGAGGAACTGGAAATTGTCAAGACAACTACATCGGCTTATATACCTCAATTGAATAAAGTGCTTAATAGCACTGAAATCTTAGACCTTCAGAGATTGGTCCGGCGAGTCCCGGTTGCGGATGATGTCATAAGATATGCTGTGGAACTGGTTGCTCTCACTCGTCCTTCTCAAGATGGTAAAGTGAAGTTTATTAATGATTGGGTGAGTTGGGGTGCTGGACCACGTGCCTCTCAATATTTAATACTTGGGGCAAAAGCGCGCGCAATTTTAGAGGGCCGTTACACACCTGACCGTGAAGATATCAAATCAGTTGCTCAAGCAGTTCTACGCCATCGAATCGTAACTAATTTCAACGCTGAAGCTGAAGGTATCAAAGCCGATGAAATTATTCGGAGATTAATTTTAGTAAAACCTGAATAA
- a CDS encoding DUF177 domain-containing protein: MKSQLIFNVLKIKTEKMRYDLVVSAEELEITNLDLIGPVRLTFDLYRNANSIILTGFIDFTIKLVCSNCLKVFEQKFSEKVYQEYIRGKEPIKDYFQQLEDIDFDREYYDSDFINLTGVMRDTVELAIPLAPWCSPDCKGIEENTE, translated from the coding sequence ATGAAAAGCCAATTAATTTTTAATGTCTTAAAGATAAAAACTGAAAAAATGAGATATGACCTTGTAGTATCAGCAGAAGAATTAGAGATTACCAATTTAGACCTAATCGGTCCAGTCCGATTGACCTTTGACTTATATCGTAATGCCAACTCAATTATTTTGACCGGTTTTATTGACTTTACAATAAAACTTGTCTGTTCAAACTGCCTTAAAGTTTTTGAGCAGAAATTTTCTGAGAAGGTTTATCAAGAATATATTAGGGGAAAAGAACCGATTAAAGACTATTTCCAACAATTAGAAGACATTGACTTTGACCGCGAATATTATGATTCGGATTTTATTAATCTTACCGGAGTTATGCGAGACACCGTCGAATTAGCAATTCCTTTAGCTCCTTGGTGTAGCCCGGATTGCAAAGGAATTGAAGAAAACACTGAATGA
- a CDS encoding PEGA domain-containing protein, whose protein sequence is MKVKLILYVVLGLIIVCFRLGAQDNGFLSVYSEPSGLRIYLDGDFIGTTPIINYPYKPGEYSISIFSSDTIEQKYWRLTSGSLASRLSALWDLSKAGAGTKRVKISSNQNIEIFFSLPKINRTPTKAKLLTTCCLGTGFSFAFLIGYFVANLVSGD, encoded by the coding sequence ATGAAAGTTAAGTTAATTTTATATGTGGTCTTAGGTTTAATAATAGTTTGTTTTCGATTAGGAGCACAGGATAACGGATTTTTATCGGTATATTCTGAGCCGAGTGGATTAAGAATTTATTTAGATGGTGATTTTATAGGAACGACACCAATTATAAATTATCCCTATAAACCAGGAGAATATAGTATTAGTATCTTTTCTTCTGATACGATTGAACAAAAGTATTGGCGCCTTACAAGTGGTAGTCTTGCTTCCCGACTTTCCGCATTATGGGATTTGAGTAAAGCAGGAGCCGGAACAAAGCGGGTTAAAATTAGTTCCAATCAAAACATCGAAATTTTCTTCTCACTACCGAAAATAAATCGCACGCCAACAAAAGCGAAATTGCTAACTACTTGTTGTCTTGGAACTGGATTCTCATTTGCCTTTCTAATTGGTTATTTTGTCGCTAATCTGGTATCTGGAGACTAA
- the amrS gene encoding AmmeMemoRadiSam system radical SAM enzyme — MLIITILVIITIASFSFIVAETNRIKGKEAMFYKKLDNQRVLCELCPRYCVILPTKRGFCRNRENRNGTLYSIVYNRPCSIGIEPIEKAPFYHFLPGEMRLTLATVSCNQRCKYCQNWQLSQVSVEDIENYYMTPEDVVRTAQEKNLKIICFTYTEPIVFYEYMYDIAKLARKAGIKTVVVTAGYINPEPLKELCKVVDAIKIDLKGFTEKFYEEVCQTTLQPVLEACKTIKQEGIHLEIVNLVVPTLNDDTNKIKEMCLWIKENLGTEIPIHFTRFFPQYKLQNLPPTPISSLERAVKIAQSTGLKYVYIGNVPGHKYDNTYCPTCAKLLLKRQGYSIVENNIINNKCKFCGTKIYGLFK, encoded by the coding sequence ATGTTAATAATTACAATTCTGGTAATTATAACTATTGCGTCCTTTTCTTTTATTGTTGCTGAGACCAATAGAATTAAGGGTAAAGAAGCAATGTTTTATAAAAAACTGGATAATCAACGGGTCTTATGCGAGTTATGTCCGCGATATTGTGTAATTTTGCCTACAAAACGGGGCTTCTGCCGAAACCGGGAAAACCGCAACGGAACTTTATATTCAATAGTTTATAACCGTCCCTGCAGTATAGGCATTGAACCGATTGAAAAAGCGCCATTCTACCATTTTTTGCCGGGTGAAATGAGATTAACTTTAGCAACTGTTAGTTGTAACCAGCGATGTAAATACTGTCAGAATTGGCAACTTTCACAGGTTTCAGTTGAGGATATAGAAAACTATTATATGACACCAGAAGATGTCGTGCGTACTGCTCAAGAGAAGAATTTGAAGATTATCTGTTTTACCTATACCGAGCCGATAGTCTTTTATGAATATATGTATGATATTGCAAAATTAGCCAGAAAAGCCGGGATAAAAACTGTGGTCGTAACCGCAGGATATATTAATCCGGAACCATTAAAAGAATTATGTAAAGTGGTAGATGCAATTAAAATTGATTTGAAAGGTTTTACCGAAAAATTTTATGAAGAGGTCTGCCAGACTACTTTACAACCAGTTTTAGAAGCATGCAAAACGATTAAACAAGAAGGTATCCATTTAGAAATCGTCAATTTAGTCGTGCCAACATTAAATGATGATACTAATAAGATAAAAGAAATGTGTTTATGGATAAAAGAAAATTTAGGCACCGAGATTCCAATTCATTTCACGCGTTTCTTTCCTCAATACAAGTTACAAAATCTACCACCAACACCGATTTCATCATTAGAGCGCGCAGTAAAAATTGCTCAATCGACGGGATTGAAATATGTCTATATTGGCAATGTTCCAGGTCATAAATATGATAATACTTATTGTCCGACCTGCGCCAAATTGCTATTAAAAAGACAGGGCTACTCAATTGTGGAAAATAATATTATTAATAATAAATGTAAATTTTGTGGCACGAAAATTTATGGATTATTTAAGTAA
- a CDS encoding DUF362 domain-containing protein, whose product MKSTVYYIPVNKINAVSINQAVVNTNFIFQLINAKNIGIKVHFGEAGNNNYLEPKYVKMFVDLVKAKGKNPTLIETSTLYRGQRQNRISHIKIAYEHGFNENNVGAPIAILDGERGEAFEEIEVSLNYIRNAKIARGLRDYDTLINLAHFKGHFVVGFGGVIKNIAMGLSAKGGKLEMHSQTKPFVKLDKCNKCETCVSVCPTDAIIISDKGAEISSTCVGCASCVEVCPENAIKINWNESSELTQKKMAEYAWAILKNRVSLHCNFALKITPNCDCMDRTEKPILSDIGLFISLDPVACDQAVWDRTKNKINELYSEINPEILLAYCEQLGLGNRQYEICEIQQ is encoded by the coding sequence GTGAAAAGTACAGTCTATTACATCCCTGTTAATAAAATTAATGCTGTTTCTATAAACCAGGCAGTAGTTAATACAAATTTTATTTTTCAATTAATAAACGCAAAAAATATTGGAATTAAGGTTCACTTTGGTGAAGCCGGTAATAATAATTACTTAGAACCTAAATATGTTAAAATGTTTGTAGATTTAGTAAAAGCGAAAGGCAAAAACCCAACACTAATTGAAACCTCAACGCTTTATCGCGGTCAACGCCAAAATCGGATATCTCATATTAAAATTGCTTATGAACATGGTTTTAATGAAAACAATGTTGGCGCGCCAATCGCAATTTTAGATGGCGAAAGAGGAGAAGCGTTCGAGGAAATTGAGGTTAGTTTAAATTATATTCGTAATGCAAAAATTGCCCGCGGGCTAAGAGATTATGATACCTTAATCAACTTAGCACATTTCAAAGGCCATTTTGTTGTCGGTTTTGGCGGCGTAATTAAAAACATTGCCATGGGACTCTCTGCTAAAGGTGGCAAATTAGAAATGCATTCACAAACAAAACCTTTTGTCAAATTAGATAAATGTAATAAATGTGAAACCTGCGTTTCCGTCTGTCCCACTGATGCAATTATCATATCAGATAAGGGTGCTGAAATCAGTTCAACTTGTGTTGGTTGTGCCAGTTGTGTTGAAGTCTGTCCAGAAAATGCGATTAAGATTAATTGGAATGAAAGTTCAGAACTAACGCAAAAAAAAATGGCTGAATATGCCTGGGCAATTCTCAAAAATAGAGTGTCTTTGCATTGTAATTTTGCCTTAAAAATCACTCCCAATTGTGACTGTATGGATAGAACCGAAAAACCAATTTTATCGGACATCGGTCTTTTTATTTCTTTAGACCCTGTTGCGTGCGACCAAGCAGTTTGGGACCGAACGAAAAATAAAATAAATGAATTGTATTCAGAAATAAACCCGGAAATTTTATTAGCATATTGTGAACAATTAGGCTTAGGCAATAGACAATATGAAATTTGTGAAATCCAGCAATGA
- a CDS encoding segregation/condensation protein A has translation MDNLNNSEDSPIQQEPIQLKETEYHIQTETFSGPIELLLYLIRKDEIDIFDIPIAKITDDYLGYLRQTEKLNLELSSDFLLMAVVLIRLKVQQMLPKVQEPEEIPQPISLETVLAEFQKYAGIASFLSSLESKRLESFPRKGPPLEVLPEAGGDIYLLISAFQNVLSKIRPKPTLEIQPIEIRLEDKITELRQIFIHKQKLFFSEIALKAQTISEIVILFIAILELVRLGELRVKQSVEFAEIELERRIPLDISQ, from the coding sequence ATGGATAACTTGAACAATTCCGAAGATTCGCCAATACAACAAGAACCAATCCAATTAAAAGAAACCGAATATCATATCCAGACCGAGACATTTTCTGGACCGATTGAATTACTGTTATATCTAATAAGAAAAGATGAAATTGATATTTTTGATATTCCCATTGCCAAAATTACTGATGATTATCTTGGTTATCTTCGGCAAACTGAAAAATTGAATTTAGAGCTTAGTTCAGATTTTTTATTAATGGCGGTAGTCTTAATCCGGCTTAAAGTGCAACAGATGTTACCCAAAGTTCAAGAACCAGAAGAAATCCCTCAACCCATCAGTCTTGAAACCGTGTTGGCGGAATTTCAAAAATATGCGGGAATTGCGAGTTTCTTAAGTTCTTTAGAATCAAAACGATTAGAATCATTTCCTCGCAAAGGACCACCTTTAGAAGTTTTGCCCGAAGCAGGTGGTGATATTTATCTTTTAATATCTGCATTCCAAAATGTATTATCAAAAATTAGACCCAAACCGACTTTAGAAATTCAACCTATTGAGATTCGATTAGAAGATAAAATTACTGAACTGCGCCAAATTTTTATTCATAAACAGAAATTATTCTTTTCAGAAATTGCTCTTAAAGCACAAACAATTAGTGAAATTGTCATATTATTTATTGCCATCTTAGAATTAGTCCGATTGGGAGAACTTAGAGTAAAGCAAAGCGTCGAGTTTGCCGAGATTGAATTAGAGCGTAGAATACCTCTTGACATTTCCCAATAA
- the murA gene encoding UDP-N-acetylglucosamine 1-carboxyvinyltransferase, which translates to MDKLLIRGGNRLQGRVKISGAKNATLPLLAACLLTDKPCIIKEAPLVQDIKTMVELLKSLGAEVKIKDNDITVWAKNKLVPEAPYEIVSKMRASYYVLGPLLSRFGEARVYLPGGCAIGPRPIDLHIKGMQSLGANIKIEHGYIDAHCTKLSGTEIFLEGNMGPSVGATANVMMAATLAKAETTIIGAALEPEIVDLANFLNSLGAKIEGAGTSRIKIQGVDELNGGEWTPIPDRIEAGTFACAAVITKGTVEIDNCYPEHLDAVLLTLKNIGCEISFDSNLPTQHRTKTIKVKAPDLLKPVNIDTAPYPGFPTDLQAQFMAVLTVADGTSIITENIFQSRFLHALELSRMGANIEIKNNTAIIKGVKKLTGAQVMASDLRASAALVLAGLCAEGETEVARIYHLDRGYENLEIKLKNLGASVQRVKA; encoded by the coding sequence ATGGATAAATTATTAATTAGAGGCGGAAATAGGTTACAAGGCAGAGTTAAGATTTCTGGTGCCAAAAATGCCACTTTGCCCTTGTTAGCCGCTTGTCTTTTGACCGATAAACCCTGCATTATAAAAGAAGCCCCTTTAGTGCAAGATATCAAAACAATGGTAGAACTACTTAAATCTTTAGGTGCTGAAGTTAAAATTAAAGACAATGACATTACCGTATGGGCAAAAAATAAATTAGTCCCGGAAGCGCCATATGAAATTGTTAGTAAAATGCGTGCTTCATACTATGTATTAGGACCTTTGTTAAGCCGATTTGGCGAAGCACGCGTCTATTTACCTGGTGGTTGTGCTATCGGTCCCAGACCAATTGATTTACATATAAAAGGAATGCAAAGTTTGGGAGCTAATATAAAAATTGAGCACGGCTACATAGATGCTCACTGCACAAAATTATCCGGCACGGAAATATTTTTAGAAGGGAATATGGGACCGAGTGTCGGAGCAACCGCTAATGTAATGATGGCAGCAACTTTAGCCAAAGCCGAAACAACCATTATTGGTGCCGCATTAGAGCCGGAGATCGTGGATTTGGCTAATTTTCTGAATTCTTTGGGTGCTAAAATTGAAGGTGCCGGAACCTCACGAATCAAAATTCAGGGAGTTGACGAATTAAATGGCGGGGAATGGACGCCAATTCCTGACCGAATTGAAGCAGGCACTTTCGCCTGTGCTGCAGTAATTACCAAGGGTACTGTGGAAATTGACAATTGCTATCCTGAGCATCTTGATGCGGTATTATTGACCCTTAAAAACATTGGCTGTGAGATTTCTTTTGATTCTAATCTTCCTACTCAACATCGGACTAAAACCATTAAAGTAAAAGCACCTGATTTACTAAAACCGGTTAATATTGATACCGCACCTTACCCAGGATTTCCTACAGATTTGCAAGCGCAATTTATGGCAGTTTTAACTGTTGCAGATGGCACCAGTATTATTACCGAAAACATTTTTCAATCAAGATTTTTACATGCTTTAGAATTAAGCCGAATGGGCGCAAATATCGAAATCAAAAACAATACTGCGATTATCAAAGGAGTCAAAAAACTTACTGGAGCGCAGGTAATGGCTTCAGATTTAAGGGCATCCGCAGCTTTGGTTTTAGCCGGGTTATGTGCGGAAGGTGAAACAGAAGTTGCTCGTATTTATCATCTTGACCGAGGTTATGAAAACTTAGAGATTAAACTCAAAAATTTAGGTGCTTCGGTGCAAAGAGTTAAAGCATAA
- the ispG gene encoding flavodoxin-dependent (E)-4-hydroxy-3-methylbut-2-enyl-diphosphate synthase, producing the protein MKTIPVLVGSVQIGGGAPVRIQSMVKSKTEDCSAVIQEIKRLETAGCEIVRIAIPNTNAIQNIPKIKAETKIPIVADIHFDYRLALESIKAGVDKIRINPGNIGAEYKIREIIKSAKDKNIPIRIGVNAGSIDKRILTKYKNRGVEAILESIKQSLKTFEQEDFTNIVLSAKTANALETIEVYERLAEMYPYPLHIGVTEAGLPFEGAVRSTTALAILLNQGIGDTIRVSLTGPSILEVETAKEILTSLGKREFGPVLISCPTCGRCEVNLERIAQQVKKYLKQIKKPIKVAVMGCVVNGPGEASSADFGIACGKKSGVIFKQGKIIKKVKEENLISEFIRIIKDFTQANA; encoded by the coding sequence ATGAAGACGATTCCTGTCTTGGTCGGTTCGGTTCAAATTGGTGGCGGAGCCCCAGTTAGAATTCAATCAATGGTAAAATCGAAGACCGAAGATTGCTCTGCCGTTATTCAAGAAATAAAAAGATTAGAAACTGCGGGCTGCGAAATTGTGCGCATTGCCATTCCTAATACCAATGCAATCCAAAATATCCCTAAAATAAAAGCCGAAACCAAAATTCCCATAGTTGCAGATATTCATTTTGACTATCGCTTAGCATTAGAAAGTATTAAAGCCGGAGTAGATAAGATACGAATAAATCCCGGTAATATTGGTGCAGAATATAAAATTAGAGAAATTATCAAATCCGCAAAAGATAAGAATATTCCAATTCGGATTGGAGTTAATGCAGGTTCAATTGATAAAAGAATATTGACTAAATATAAAAATCGTGGGGTTGAAGCAATTTTAGAAAGTATTAAGCAAAGCCTTAAGACTTTTGAACAGGAAGATTTTACTAATATTGTGCTTTCCGCAAAAACTGCTAATGCTTTAGAGACCATTGAAGTGTATGAGCGACTTGCGGAAATGTATCCCTACCCTTTACATATTGGCGTAACTGAAGCCGGTTTGCCTTTTGAAGGCGCAGTGCGTTCGACAACAGCATTAGCAATTCTTTTAAATCAAGGAATTGGTGATACAATTCGGGTTTCTCTAACCGGTCCGTCAATATTAGAAGTAGAAACAGCCAAAGAAATATTGACAAGTTTGGGAAAAAGAGAATTTGGGCCGGTTTTGATTAGTTGCCCAACTTGCGGGCGTTGTGAAGTGAATTTAGAAAGGATTGCCCAGCAAGTGAAAAAATATCTAAAACAGATTAAAAAGCCCATAAAAGTTGCGGTAATGGGATGTGTGGTGAATGGGCCGGGAGAAGCCAGTTCAGCCGATTTTGGCATTGCCTGCGGAAAAAAATCTGGAGTTATTTTCAAACAAGGAAAAATTATCAAAAAAGTTAAAGAAGAGAATTTAATTTCAGAATTTATTAGAATAATAAAAGATTTCACACAAGCAAACGCTTAA
- a CDS encoding T9SS type A sorting domain-containing protein, which translates to MLSISINRLYAHGVATHIAVGRATYSVWYNYDRAFYDSLTKTPANAREVVNKMLYPPKPNPLRTNTAIRFSLTAPSKVDLKVFNASGRLVKTLVNEFIRPGVYNLIWNGKDDEERTVSNGIYFIQLKTKEYDATQKMVLVR; encoded by the coding sequence TTGCTTAGTATAAGCATAAATCGCTTATATGCTCATGGAGTTGCTACACATATCGCAGTTGGGCGAGCTACTTACTCGGTCTGGTATAATTATGACCGAGCATTCTACGATTCTCTGACAAAAACGCCTGCTAATGCGCGTGAGGTCGTGAATAAAATGTTATATCCACCAAAACCGAATCCATTAAGAACCAATACCGCAATTCGCTTTTCCCTCACCGCACCAAGTAAAGTTGACTTAAAAGTCTTTAATGCTTCAGGAAGACTGGTAAAGACTTTGGTTAATGAGTTTATCCGTCCTGGAGTTTATAACTTGATTTGGAATGGTAAAGATGACGAAGAACGAACAGTCAGTAATGGCATTTACTTTATCCAACTAAAGACAAAAGAATATGATGCAACCCAAAAGATGGTATTAGTAAGATAA